The Acidimicrobiales bacterium sequence GATCTCGCCGGCCGACGCGGTGCGCAGGAGATCGGCGAGCCGGGCGATCTTCTCCGTGCGGGCCCGGGTCGCGGCGACGTCCGCGGTGGCGGCGACGAGATCGACGAGACGCATGTCACCAGTCTGGCGGGCGAGACCGGGCCTTAGGTCCCTGGCCGCCGGCCCCGGGCTTCGTTGGAGTGGAGGGGTGATGTCCGTGAACGACGTCGCCGCGCTCACGGCGACCCTGGCACTGCTGGCGAATGCGGCGACGATCCTCCTCGTCGTGGGCCTGCTCGCCGGTCCGCGGTCGGTCACCCTCGACCGATTCGTCTGGTGGACGCGCGACCGGGCGCTCCCGTTGATCGCCGTCGTCGCGCTCGCGTCCACACTCGGCTCGCTCTACTACTCCGAGATCGCGCACTTCGAGCCCTGTCGCTACTGCTGGTTCCAGCGGATCGCGATGTACCCGATCGTGGTTGTCGCCGGCGTCGCGGCGCTGCGACGGGAGGGAAGCGCCCGCCTGACCGTTGCGGTGCTGGCCGGGACGGGCCTTCTCGTCTCGACCTGGCACTGGCTGATCCAGCACAACCCCGACTGGGCATCCGAGGCGTCGTGCAGTCTCACGGCGCCGTGCACCTCGGCGTATGTCGAGGAGTTCGGTTTCGTCACGATCCCGTGGATGGCGGGGAGCGGGTTCGTCCTGATCCTCGCCCTCGCCGCCCTTCCGACCATCCTCCGAGAGGGGACCCCCCGATGAACACCCGCCCGCGCTCCCGCCGTCGACCGACGCCGTCGCAAGGAGGTCTCCCGCCCTGGTTGCCGATCGCCATCATCGGTGTCGTCGTACTGGTGATCGCGGTCGCGGTCATTGCCGCGTCCCAGGGCGACGACGGGGATGACCCGTTCGCCTTCGGCGATGTCGAGTACGACGGGGCGTCGCTCCCGCTGCGGCCGGCGACCGGCGCCGACCCCGCGGTCGGCATGACGATCGGGACCGTGTCCGGCTCCGACACGACGGGCACGGCGATTGAGTTCGCCAACGGTTCCCCGCGGGCGTTGATGCTGCTCGCCCACTGGTGCAGCCACTGTCAGGACGAGCTCGACGCCCTCAACGCGTGGTTGGCGGCCGGCAACGAGTTTCCCGCCGGCGTCGAGATCCAGGTGATCGCGACATGGTCGGATCCCGCCCGGCCCAACTTCCCGCCCGGCGACTGGTTGGCCGACAACGACTGGGACCATCCGACGATCGTCGATGACCGCGCGTTCACGCTCGCGACCGAACTGGGTCTCTCGGGCACACCGATGTGGATCTTCGTCGCCGCCGACGGCACGATCCTGGAGCGCGCCGGCGCCCTGTCGGCCGAGCAGCTCGCCGCCCGCCTCGCCGCCCTCGCGGCCTGACCTCCGTCGCCCCGCGTCAGCGGCGGCTGCGGATGCGGATCTGGTCGAGCGTGACCGGCCGCCCGGTGGCCTCGTCGACGACGACCGGGCGCACCGGCTCGCGGGTGTCGCGAAACGCCAGCTCGACGAGGGGTTGCTCACCGTCGTCCCACAGGTGATCCTCGCCGAAGCGCCACATGACGGCCAGGACGTCCCACATGGCGCGGCCCTTGTCCGTGAGGACGTACTCGTGGCGAACCGGCCGGTCCTGATAGGGGACCTTCTCCATGTAGCCCTCGTCCACGAGCCGGGTGAGCCGAGCGGTGAGCACGGCGCGGCTCACCCCGAGCTCGTGCTGGAAGTCCTCGAACCGGGTGATGCCGTACATGGCGTCGCGCAGCACGAGCGGCGTCCACCAGTCGCCGAAGAGATCGGTCACCCGGGCGATCGGGCACTCGGCGTCGTCGAAGCGCGTGCGCCTCACACCCGCTCCAGGCGGGCCCGCACGTGCTTGTGGTGGGGGGTGCCCGCGAACCAGTCGCGGTCCTCGATCGAGGTCAGCTCGTTGGGGCTCACGCCGAGGTCGATCTCGGGATCGGCGTCGGGGTAGGAGAGGCCCTGACCGTTCGGCAGCGAGATGTGGCCGGGCCGCATCGAGTCGGAGATCTCGACGCTGCTGACCGTTTCGCCCCGCTTCGTGACGATGCGGATCTTGGCGCCGTCCTCGACGCCGAGCTTCGCTGCGTCCTCCGTGCACAGTCGCAGACCGGTGGTCGGGTGCTTGCGGCGCCACTCCGGATCGCGCATCGCCGTGTTGGCGGTGGACGATCGGCGCTCGCCCGCGGCGAGGATGAAGGGGAACTCGTCGTCGTGCACCCGGGGGTCCTCGTCGGCCAACGAGCGGAACTCGTCGACCAGCTCGTCGACCACGAGGTCGATCTTCTTGTCCTCGTGGCGCATGCGCTCCCAGGTGACGTCGTAGGGATCGCGTGAGAACGCAACGCCGCTCGGGGAGGTCACGATCGCCTCGAAGAGCTCGTTCCCGGTCGTGAAGCCGGCCCGGGCCGCGGAGTCCGCGTTGCCGGCGACGAAGGTCTGCGAGAGTCCCCAGATGGCCGCGGCGGACTCCATGCCCTCCGGCATCACGGGGGCGAGCGTCTCGTAGAGCACCACCGGCAGGAGCTTCCCGAGGCCCGGGTTGTCCCCGAGCACGGTGAAGAACGCGTCGGCGTAGGCGTCGAGGCCCTCCGCTGCGGCTGCATGCAGCGGCGCGAGGTCGTCGTCGGTGTAGGCGCCGAGCTCCCGGCACAGCCGGCGGTGGATCTCCGGTTCGGGCAGGGTGCCCTCCAGCGGAGCGACCAGTGGCTTGCGCAGGTGGAAGTAGTTCTCGGGGAACTCCAACGTGAAGAAGGTCGCCTCGGCCTTCTCGTACTGGGAGCTCGCGGGGAGGACGTAGTCCGCACAGCGCGCCG is a genomic window containing:
- a CDS encoding helix-turn-helix domain-containing protein is translated as MRRTRFDDAECPIARVTDLFGDWWTPLVLRDAMYGITRFEDFQHELGVSRAVLTARLTRLVDEGYMEKVPYQDRPVRHEYVLTDKGRAMWDVLAVMWRFGEDHLWDDGEQPLVELAFRDTREPVRPVVVDEATGRPVTLDQIRIRSRR
- a CDS encoding disulfide bond formation protein B, with product MNDVAALTATLALLANAATILLVVGLLAGPRSVTLDRFVWWTRDRALPLIAVVALASTLGSLYYSEIAHFEPCRYCWFQRIAMYPIVVVAGVAALRREGSARLTVAVLAGTGLLVSTWHWLIQHNPDWASEASCSLTAPCTSAYVEEFGFVTIPWMAGSGFVLILALAALPTILREGTPR